From the Mustelus asterias chromosome 22, sMusAst1.hap1.1, whole genome shotgun sequence genome, one window contains:
- the ddost gene encoding dolichyl-diphosphooligosaccharide--protein glycosyltransferase 48 kDa subunit yields the protein MAVGGSQGGMGAHRVSGAWVLLFVSFLSVAEGSGRMLVLLENTNMKETHSMFFKSLTDLGFNLTFKISDDPSLSLIKYGEFLFDHLIIFSPSVEDFGGNINVDTIATFIDGGGNVLVAASSDIGDPLRELGSECGIEFDEEKTSVIDHHNYDVSDPGQHTLIIADNEQLLKAPTVVGKQPKNPLLFQGVGMVADPDNPLVLDILTGSSSSYSFFPDKPITQYPHGVGKNTLLIAGLQARNNARMVFSGSIDFFSDAFFNSPVQKAIPGAERFSKTGNYELAVALSRWVFKEEGVLRVGKVSHHPVGEIKPPNAYTVTDLVEYSVVIEKLSNGKWVPFDGDDIQLEFVRIDPFVRTYLKRKSGKYSVQFKLPDVYGVFQFKVDYNRLGYTHLYSSTQVSVRPLQHTQYERFIPSAYPYYASTFSMMVGLFLFSVVFLHMKEKEKAE from the exons ATGGCGGTGGGTGGGAGCCAGGGTGGAATGGGGGCGCACCGGGTTTCGGGGGCCTGGGTTTTGCTGTTCGTCTCCTTCCTCTCTGTGGCTGAGGGGTCGGGGCGGatgttggtacttctggagaacACCAACATGAAGGAGACACACTCCATGTTCTTCAAGAGCCTGACAG ATCTTGGATTTAACTTGACATTCAAGATTTCGGATGATCCGAGTTTGTCTTTGATTAAATATGGAGAATTTTTATTTGATCATCTCATCATTTTTTCTCCATCAGTGGAAG attttggAGGCAACATCAATGTTGACACTATTGCCACGTTCATCGATGGTGGTGGAAATGTATTGGTTGCTGCAAGCTCAGACATTG GGGACCCTTTACGTGAGCTGGGTAGTGAATGTGGAATCGAATTTGATGAGGAGAAAACTTCTGTTATTGACCATCATAACTATGATGTTTCTGATCCtggccag CATACACTGATCATCGCTGATAATGAACAACTGCTGAAGGCTCCCACTGTGGTGGGGAAACAGCCAAAGAATCCCCTTTtatttcagggagttgg TATGGTGGCAGATCCTGATAATCCTCTTGTACTGGATATTCTGACTGGATCCTCCAGCTCTTACTCCTTCTTCCCGGACAAGCCTATCACACAG TATCCTCATGGTGTGGGAAAGAACACCTTATTGATTGCTGGACTCCAAGCCCGGAACAATGCTCGTATGGTCTTCAGTGGCTCCATTGATTTCTTCAGTGATGCCTTCTTTAACTCTCCCGTACAAAAAGCTATTCCAGGAGCTGAGAG ATTCTCAAAGACTGGGAATTATGAACTGGCAgtggcgctgtcccgctgggtgtTCAAAGAGGAAGGAGTTCTCCGTGTTGGAAAAGTGTCTCACCATCCTGTTGGAGAAATCAAGCCACCAAATGCCTACACTGTAACCGACCTGGTG GAGTACAGCGTTGTTATCGAGAAGCTCTCCAATGGGAAATGGGTCCCATTTGATGGCGAtgacattcagctggagtttgtTCGAATTGATCCCTTTGTTAGAACTTACTTGAAGAGAAAGA GTGGCAAATATAGCGTGCAGTTCAAACTGCCTGACGTGTATGGTGTGTTCCAGTTTAAAGTAGATTACAACAGGCTTGGATATACCCATCTTTACTCTTCCACCCAG GTTTCTGTTCGACCTCTCCAGCACACACAGTATGAACGCTTCATCCCCTCTGCTTACCCATACTACGCCAGCACCTTCTCCATGATGGTTGGACTCTTCCTATTCTCGGTGGTCTTTTTGCAcatgaaagagaaagagaaagcagAGTGA
- the ddi2 gene encoding protein DDI1 homolog 2 isoform X4, with the protein MLLTVYCVRRDLSEITFTLQVNGGMQLETFRALCEMESSIPAAESQIIFAERPLTDDHSTLTAYGLKDGDVLVLRQLDRPPVQSGLPLPSVSGLPRIDFSGISVPGSMGHGMAAHGAAHQQPPKPTPSSSTASPPPVPAPHSLENNPTLLRDMLLANPHELSLLKERNPPLAEALLSGDLDKFTKVLREQQQERARREQERIRLLNADPFDLEAQAKIEEDIRQQNIEENMTIAMEESPESFGQVVMLYINCKVNGMPVKAFVDSGAQMTIMSQACAERCNIMRLVDRRWAGIAKGVGTQKIIGRVHLAQVQIEGDFLPCSFSLLEDQPMDMLLGLDMLKRHQCSIDLKRNVLVISTTGTETRFLSEAELPECARLAYGVPRDDLRPEELADAELAEALHRSAEESDPG; encoded by the exons ATGTTGCTCACCGTTTACTGTGTGCGGCGCGACTTGAGCGAGATCACCTTCACCCTGCAGGTGAATGGCGGCATGCAGCTGGAGACTTTCCGGGCGCTGTGTGAAATGGAGAGCAGTATCCCCGCGGCGGAGAGCCAG ATAATCTTTGCAGAGAGGCCATTGACAGATGATCATTCAACACTGACAGCGTACGGACTGAAAGATGGTGATGTTCTGGTATTGCGACAGTTGGATAGACCACCGGTGCAGTCTGGTCTACCACTCCCCAGTGTATCAG GACTTCCCAGGATTGATTTCAGTGGTATCTCAGTGCCTGGATCAATGGGGCACGGAATGGCTGCGCATGGAGCAGCTCATCAGCAACCACCAAAGCCAACTCCCAGTAGCTCTACTGCGTCTCCTCCCCCTGTTCCAGCTCCACACAGTTTGGAAAATAATCCCACTCTACTGCGGGACATGCTTCTGGCCAACCCTCATGAGCTCTCGCTGCTGAAGGAGCGAAATCCTCCATTAGCTGAGGCCCTTCTTAGCGGAGATCTTG ATAAGTTTACAAAGGTGTTACGAGAACAGCAGCAGGAGCGAGCACGGCGAGAACAGGAGAGGATCCGACTTCTGAATGCTGACCCCTTCGACCTGGAGGCACAGGCCAAAATTGAGGAAGATATCAG GCAGCAGAACATTGAGGAGAACATGACAATTGCAATGGAAGAATCACCAGAGAGTTTTGGTCAGGTGGTAATGCTCTACATCAATTGCAAGGTTAATGGGATGCCAGTTaaagcgtttgtggattcag GAGCACAGATGACAATCATGAGTCAGGCATGTGCTGAGAGGTGCAACATCATGCGCTTGGTTGATAGGCGGTGGGCAGGAATCGCTAAAGGTGTTGGAACACAAAAAATCATCGGCAGAGTTCACTTGG CTCAGGTTCAGATTGAAGGTGACTTTCTTCCCTGCTCCTTCTCTCTCCTGGAAGATCAGCCAATGGATATGTTGCTTGGACTCGACATGCTGAAAAGGCACCAG TGTTCAATTGACCTGAAACGCAACGTGTTAGTTATCAGCACCACAGGCACAGAGACTCGCTTTTTATCTGAAGCAGAGCTGCCAGAGTGTGCCAGGTTGGCATATGGTGTTCCGCGAGATGACCTTCGCCCTGAGGAGCTGGCAGACGCAGAGCTGGCCGAGGCACTACACAGATCGGCAGAGGAATCTG ATCCTGGGTGA
- the ddi2 gene encoding protein DDI1 homolog 2 isoform X2, which translates to MLLTVYCVRRDLSEITFTLQVNGGMQLETFRALCEMESSIPAAESQIIFAERPLTDDHSTLTAYGLKDGDVLVLRQLDRPPVQSGLPLPSVSGLPRIDFSGISVPGSMGHGMAAHGAAHQQPPKPTPSSSTASPPPVPAPHSLENNPTLLRDMLLANPHELSLLKERNPPLAEALLSGDLDKFTKVLREQQQERARREQERIRLLNADPFDLEAQAKIEEDIRQQNIEENMTIAMEESPESFGQVVMLYINCKVNGMPVKAFVDSGAQMTIMSQACAERCNIMRLVDRRWAGIAKGVGTQKIIGRVHLAQVQIEGDFLPCSFSLLEDQPMDMLLGLDMLKRHQCSIDLKRNVLVISTTGTETRFLSEAELPECARLAYGVPRDDLRPEELADAELAEALHRSAEESDGQVSYELETEKGLLKAAPPFNKIFTDLM; encoded by the exons ATGTTGCTCACCGTTTACTGTGTGCGGCGCGACTTGAGCGAGATCACCTTCACCCTGCAGGTGAATGGCGGCATGCAGCTGGAGACTTTCCGGGCGCTGTGTGAAATGGAGAGCAGTATCCCCGCGGCGGAGAGCCAG ATAATCTTTGCAGAGAGGCCATTGACAGATGATCATTCAACACTGACAGCGTACGGACTGAAAGATGGTGATGTTCTGGTATTGCGACAGTTGGATAGACCACCGGTGCAGTCTGGTCTACCACTCCCCAGTGTATCAG GACTTCCCAGGATTGATTTCAGTGGTATCTCAGTGCCTGGATCAATGGGGCACGGAATGGCTGCGCATGGAGCAGCTCATCAGCAACCACCAAAGCCAACTCCCAGTAGCTCTACTGCGTCTCCTCCCCCTGTTCCAGCTCCACACAGTTTGGAAAATAATCCCACTCTACTGCGGGACATGCTTCTGGCCAACCCTCATGAGCTCTCGCTGCTGAAGGAGCGAAATCCTCCATTAGCTGAGGCCCTTCTTAGCGGAGATCTTG ATAAGTTTACAAAGGTGTTACGAGAACAGCAGCAGGAGCGAGCACGGCGAGAACAGGAGAGGATCCGACTTCTGAATGCTGACCCCTTCGACCTGGAGGCACAGGCCAAAATTGAGGAAGATATCAG GCAGCAGAACATTGAGGAGAACATGACAATTGCAATGGAAGAATCACCAGAGAGTTTTGGTCAGGTGGTAATGCTCTACATCAATTGCAAGGTTAATGGGATGCCAGTTaaagcgtttgtggattcag GAGCACAGATGACAATCATGAGTCAGGCATGTGCTGAGAGGTGCAACATCATGCGCTTGGTTGATAGGCGGTGGGCAGGAATCGCTAAAGGTGTTGGAACACAAAAAATCATCGGCAGAGTTCACTTGG CTCAGGTTCAGATTGAAGGTGACTTTCTTCCCTGCTCCTTCTCTCTCCTGGAAGATCAGCCAATGGATATGTTGCTTGGACTCGACATGCTGAAAAGGCACCAG TGTTCAATTGACCTGAAACGCAACGTGTTAGTTATCAGCACCACAGGCACAGAGACTCGCTTTTTATCTGAAGCAGAGCTGCCAGAGTGTGCCAGGTTGGCATATGGTGTTCCGCGAGATGACCTTCGCCCTGAGGAGCTGGCAGACGCAGAGCTGGCCGAGGCACTACACAGATCGGCAGAGGAATCTG
- the ddi2 gene encoding protein DDI1 homolog 2 isoform X3 — protein MLLTVYCVRRDLSEITFTLQVNGGMQLETFRALCEMESSIPAAESQIIFAERPLTDDHSTLTAYGLKDGDVLVLRQLDRPPVQSGLPLPSVSGLPRIDFSGISVPGSMGHGMAAHGAAHQQPPKPTPSSSTASPPPVPAPHSLENNPTLLRDMLLANPHELSLLKERNPPLAEALLSGDLDKFTKVLREQQQERARREQERIRLLNADPFDLEAQAKIEEDIRQQNIEENMTIAMEESPESFGQVVMLYINCKVNGMPVKAFVDSGAQMTIMSQACAERCNIMRLVDRRWAGIAKGVGTQKIIGRVHLAQVQIEGDFLPCSFSLLEDQPMDMLLGLDMLKRHQCSIDLKRNVLVISTTGTETRFLSEAELPECARLAYGVPRDDLRPEELADAELAEALHRSAEESGRQHH, from the exons ATGTTGCTCACCGTTTACTGTGTGCGGCGCGACTTGAGCGAGATCACCTTCACCCTGCAGGTGAATGGCGGCATGCAGCTGGAGACTTTCCGGGCGCTGTGTGAAATGGAGAGCAGTATCCCCGCGGCGGAGAGCCAG ATAATCTTTGCAGAGAGGCCATTGACAGATGATCATTCAACACTGACAGCGTACGGACTGAAAGATGGTGATGTTCTGGTATTGCGACAGTTGGATAGACCACCGGTGCAGTCTGGTCTACCACTCCCCAGTGTATCAG GACTTCCCAGGATTGATTTCAGTGGTATCTCAGTGCCTGGATCAATGGGGCACGGAATGGCTGCGCATGGAGCAGCTCATCAGCAACCACCAAAGCCAACTCCCAGTAGCTCTACTGCGTCTCCTCCCCCTGTTCCAGCTCCACACAGTTTGGAAAATAATCCCACTCTACTGCGGGACATGCTTCTGGCCAACCCTCATGAGCTCTCGCTGCTGAAGGAGCGAAATCCTCCATTAGCTGAGGCCCTTCTTAGCGGAGATCTTG ATAAGTTTACAAAGGTGTTACGAGAACAGCAGCAGGAGCGAGCACGGCGAGAACAGGAGAGGATCCGACTTCTGAATGCTGACCCCTTCGACCTGGAGGCACAGGCCAAAATTGAGGAAGATATCAG GCAGCAGAACATTGAGGAGAACATGACAATTGCAATGGAAGAATCACCAGAGAGTTTTGGTCAGGTGGTAATGCTCTACATCAATTGCAAGGTTAATGGGATGCCAGTTaaagcgtttgtggattcag GAGCACAGATGACAATCATGAGTCAGGCATGTGCTGAGAGGTGCAACATCATGCGCTTGGTTGATAGGCGGTGGGCAGGAATCGCTAAAGGTGTTGGAACACAAAAAATCATCGGCAGAGTTCACTTGG CTCAGGTTCAGATTGAAGGTGACTTTCTTCCCTGCTCCTTCTCTCTCCTGGAAGATCAGCCAATGGATATGTTGCTTGGACTCGACATGCTGAAAAGGCACCAG TGTTCAATTGACCTGAAACGCAACGTGTTAGTTATCAGCACCACAGGCACAGAGACTCGCTTTTTATCTGAAGCAGAGCTGCCAGAGTGTGCCAGGTTGGCATATGGTGTTCCGCGAGATGACCTTCGCCCTGAGGAGCTGGCAGACGCAGAGCTGGCCGAGGCACTACACAGATCGGCAGAGGAATCTG GACGCCAGCATCACTGA